One Mauremys mutica isolate MM-2020 ecotype Southern chromosome 19, ASM2049712v1, whole genome shotgun sequence genomic window carries:
- the SUPT4H1 gene encoding transcription elongation factor SPT4 — translation MALETVPKDLRHLRACLLCSLVKTIDQFEYDGCDNCDAYLQMKGNREMVYDCTSSSFDGIIAMMSPEDSWVSKWQRVSNFKPGVYAVSVTGRLPQGIVRELKSRGVAYKSRDTAIKT, via the exons ATGGCGCTGGAGACGGTGCCTAAGGATCTGCGGCATCTGCGGGCCTGTCTGCTCTGCTCCTTGGTCAAG ACGATCGACCAGTTCGAGTACGACGGGTGCGATAACTGCGACGCCTACCTGCAGATGAAGGGCAACCGTGAGATGGTCTATGACTGCACCAGCTCCTCCTTTGATGG GATTATTGCTATGATGAGCCCTGAGGACAGCTGGGTCTCCAAGTGGCAGCGAGTCA GTAATTTCAAGCCTGGTGTGTATGCAGTGTCTGTAACTGGTCGTCTGCCCCAAG GGATTGTGCGGGAGCTGAAGAGCCGAGGTGTGGCCTACAAATCCCGAGACACAGCCATTAAAACCTAA